DNA sequence from the Peromyscus eremicus unplaced genomic scaffold, PerEre_H2_v1 PerEre#2#chrX_unloc_1, whole genome shotgun sequence genome:
AATTACTTCCACTATTTGAAAACCTCCACAATTTAcatcaacataaatattttaggaaTGAAATGTGGCATAATATGTATCATAAGGATAGAAGTTGTGAAAATTCCAATGTATTTAGTGATGTTGATAATGACCTTGCTAAGTTTTCTTTGGTAAACAATTACCAGAATACTCAGTTTGAAATACCTTTTAATGGAAAGAACTCATGGACTTACTCTACTAATGATGTAATTCCTAGTAATTCTCACATAAATACTTGTTCAACAGTTAATCATTTTGAAAACCATGAACATCAGAAAGTTTTTCATAAGTACTCAAACACTTCTTTGCAAAAACATGAACATAGCCAAGAGAAGCACAGGAAAagcaaacaccattaccaaattCTTAATGAATTCTCAAACTGTATTCAGAATAATGGAACTAGTACTCAAGAAATTTATGAGAGACTCAGAGGTGATGCATGCAAGAAGGTAACAATCAAATCCTCAAATCTGGAGATGGATAATATGAAGCATACAGGAATAAAATTTTGCCAGATTAAAGAATGTGATAAATTCTTTGATTTCAATTCAAATATCATTCAGAATGATTCAAGTCACACTGCAGAAAAGAAACCATACAGATGTAATGATTGTGGAAAGTCCTGTAGAAAACTCTCATaccttcatattcatcacagaatccatatgagagagaacctttataaatgtgatgaatgtggaaaatcctttagGAAAAGTTCATCCCTTAATGTTCACCACAGAATCCATATAGgaaagaaaccttataaatgtgaaaaatgtgGAAAATGCTTTACTAGGTGCTTATtacttcatgttcatcagagaatccatactggagagaaaccttatatatgtgatgactgtggaaagtccTTTAATAAGTCCTCcagtcttcaatgtcataggagaatccatactggaaagaaaccttataaatgtgatgactgtggaaaatCCTTTGTTCATTCTTCcaaacttcaatgtcataggagaatccatactggagagaaaccttataaatgtgatgaatgtggaaagtctttTGTTAATTCCTCcaaacttcaatgtcataggagaatacatactggagagaaaccttacaaatgtgatGACTGTGAAAAGTCCTTTGTTCAGGCCTCCCATCTTCAAtatcataggagaatccatactggagagaaatcttaTCAATGTGATGACTGTGAAAAGTACTTTAGAGATGaatcatctcttcatgttcatcagagaatccatactggagaaaaaccttataaatgtgatgaatgtggaaagtcctttgttcaattctcccatcttcaatgtcatagtagaacccatactggagagaaaccttataaatgtgatgaatgtggaaagtcctttgttcaattctcccatcttcaatgtcataggagaatccatactggagagaaaccttataaatgtgatgaatgtggaaagtcattTGTTAAGTcctcccatcttcaatgtcataggagaatccatactggagagaaaccttatcaatgtgatgactgtggaaagtacTTTAGAGATggatcatctcttcatgttcatcagagaatccatactggagaaaaaccttataaatgtgatgaatgtggaaagtcctttgttaagTCCTCCcaacttcaatgtcataggagaatccatactggagagaaaccttataaatgtgatgactgtggaaaatcctttgtcCAGTCAGCCAATCttaaatgtcataggagaatccatactggagagaaaccttataaatgtgatgactgtggaaaatcctttgtcTGGTCAGCCAATCttaaatgtcataggagaatccatactggagagaaaccttatcaatgtgatgactgtggaaagtacTTTAGAGATggatcatctcttcatgttcatcagagaatccatactggagaaaaaccttataaatgtgatgaatgtggaaagtcctttgttagGTCCTCCCTTCTTCAAtatcataggagaatccatactggagagaaaccttatcaaTGTGATGACTGTGAAAAGTACTTTAGAGATGaatcatctcttcatgttcatcagagaatccatactggagaaaaaccttatacatgtgatgaatgtggaaagtcctttgttcaattctcccatcttcaatgtcatagtagaacccatactggagagaaaccttataaatgtgatgaatgtggaaagtcctttgttaagtcctcccatcttcaatgtcataggagaatccatactggagagaaatcttaTAAATGTTATGACTGTGCAAAATGCTTTAGGCATGGCtcttctcttcatgttcatcagagaatccacacTAGAGACAAAtgatagaaatattaaaaatgtattgtattATACCCTTTGCTTTCTATTAATGTTCATCAGAGAACTCACATCTGAGCCAAGCCTTATAAATGTAAAGAAGGTGAAAATTTCTTAACCAAATCTTCAACACTTCATCTTCCCTGAACTcattctaaagaaaatatttacaaatatgaagAATGTGAAAAAATACTTCTCATGAGCTCTCAccttagaagacatcagaaaaaattataagaatcttaaaaaattctataataattattaaatttattttagtatcattatatttattcaataaaatttcCTTCAAAAATGTGTGGAATATACAAAATCTTTGATCAATATTCACTCCTGATTCAATATCACAAACATCACTTTAGGAAGCCCTACCGTTGATGTGAATTTGGAAAAGTTAATTCAGGAGTAGACATTATGCTTATTGAAAAATTTGCTATGgatattgttttattaatctatCAACTCATTAATTTCAAGGAGTACTTGTTTGAAAATACTAAAGCAAGAGCAATGTGAAACAAGAATTTTTGCTAATAGATGATTATTGACTACAATAGAAAGTCCAAATGGCTACATAACATTTTTTGCAATTTGTTGATGATATTGTCTTTTGTGTGAAAttattatattctatatattctatatCATTATTATATTCCcagtattttagcttttgtagatTGTATATTAATGATTGTTTTTAACTTCATATTGATTCCCTGTTTTTACAAGCCCAAATAAATGTAGTACACtttctgttgatttttatttattttgatgagaTGAATCTTCATTTACTGTGAGGATGCCATAATGAAGATTGAATGTTCCAGAAATGACAGtgataataaaaacatataattaaaaataggttCTATAGAAAACTGTACCAGTGGAAATAAGCTTATGCAAATAGCAATATTATGAAATTGCAAAGGAAGGAGACAACAAGATTATTTTAAGGAAATTATGTCTCTATTTTCACATTGAGATAAATTAATGCTTGATCcccctggttcctacaatcctttttctctctattctaggaacccacAAGTCTTAACCAGCAAGCAGGGAGCCTTCATGGAACCAAACTCCACCCTCTACACATATGTAACATATTTGTAGTTTGTCTATTTTTGGAACTCCTTACAATGGGGGGAGGGTCTATTCCTAATTCTTTGGTTGGTTCTTTAGAGCCTATTCCTCTTACTGGATTGTCTTTCTTAGTTAATTGCAAGGGGAGGTTcttagtcttacagcaacttTATATGCCATGCTTAGCCTATGTACGTTGGAGGCTGGCAATTTTCTTatcagagacagagggggagtggaATACAGTGTGGAGGGAAACTAGGAAGGTaattggaggaaaggagggaggggaacatgtgatcaggatgtaaaataataaattattaaattcttagaagaataaagaatacaaccacacagacaaaaacaaagaaaagatgttGTTTGTATATTGACTACCGATGAGTATCAGTGTAGCTTagccatttttaaaattcctaatattgtgacattttaatacaaGTCTTCATTTTTTATCACCTTAAAgtataaaagtatttttgttgctttttcataagtataattttgttcctgttatgaattttcatgtaaatatctgatatttctaaTGATCTGTGATGACCCTTGGTAAAGGGTCTTTGGACCCCCCAAATGAATATGATCCAGAGGTTGAGAACTGTGGCTGTATGGTTTCTATAAACTGATTATGTAGAGAgatacacatataagcaaatataagAAAGATGTAACTTATTCTTTGAATACTGTTAAGTTATTTCAAGCTAGACCCCAGAGAGCCTAGTATTTTTGAACACATCAACAAAATTGACAAAAGGACTCCTCAAGTAACCTACAAATGCTTTGCAAGACCTAAAATGAGTGTTCTATCCAAGTAAATTAAAATGTTGGATCCCCATGGCAGCTGAATTTGATTTCATAAATTGCTTTGAGTTAGTAATATAAAGTAAAGCTATCTATATGTCACAGAAAAATCATCCAAACCTTTAAACTTTCAAAGTTATTCATTTCAtagcaaaagaaatacaaatgcccCAGTATGATCCAATATAATTATGACATACATGATCTTTTCTTACAGAACTTAAACCTGAAATATATCATATATCCTCACccacaattatttttattgaagaacattgtcactCTTTAATGATTTCAAAGAATGTTGTGGAGTATAAGTTGAATGAATATTTATACTTAATATTAAAGATAGGTATCCTTAATATCACAAAACTTCACTGAATATTTCCTTAATCTAACTCCATATCTCATATTGTAGAATATACCATGCTGATTTTAGCAATCAGTCAATGTCATATTGGAGCTTCAAGATtctgaaaataagaatttttttttattttttatttttatttatttttattttgcaatacaattcagttctacatatcagccacggattcccttgttctcccccctcctgccccctcaccttccccccaggccacctctcattcccacctcctccagggcaaagccttccccgtggactgagaccaacctggtagattcagtccaggtaggtccagtcccctcctcccaggccgagccaagtgatcctgcataggccccaggtttcaaacagccaactcatgcaatgagcacaggacccggtcccactgcctggatgcctcccaaacagatcaagccaatcaactgtctcacccattcagagggcctgatccagttggtgacccctcagccattggttcatagttcatatgtttccattcatttggctatttgtccctgtgctttatccaaccttggtctcaacaattctcgctcatataaaccctcctcattcttgctaattggactcccagagatccacccggggcctagtcatggatctctgcatccagatccctcagtagttggatgaggtttctatcatgacaattagggtgtttggccatcccatcaccagagtaggtcagttcgggctatatcttgaccattgccagcagtctgttgtgggggtatcattgtgggtttctgtgggcctctctagcactttgcttcttcctattctcatgtggtcttcatttaccatggtctcctattccttgttctccctctctgttgttgatccagctgggatctctcactcccccaagctctctttcccttgaccctcgcccttcactacccccactcaagtctaggctgttcatgtagatctcattccatttctctgtcattgggcgatccccgtgtctttcttgggttcctgttttccaggtagcctccctggtgatgtgggtagcagtccagtcatccttgttcaacATCTAGAattctcctatgagtgagtacataccaaaaGTTGGAGCTATATTCATAACTCAGGCTGCATTTATTCTCTAATGAAAGTTCTATTTGTTAAATAAGAAGTACATCTAATTTGTTCATTTCATTACCTTTGTTCCCTTATTTTGAAGCAAAGGTTTGATTGTTCTCAACATATAAGTGAATTCttgtagtaaaaataaaacttccacaAGTGAAAACATTAACAGAAAACTCAGTAAGTAAAAGAAATACTGATTCTGTTACACAGAAAGGTGATTCCAACAGAAATCCTCAGGGAATTAAGTGCATGTGGTATGTTCATGTGGGTATAGATAGGTATGTGTATACCTATACTATCATATAAAATCACATAAGATCATGAGCATTGAAGATCAtctcaaatgaagaaaagctTATTTGAACCCTTGCCTGTGTTATTTCATTCCAAGGATACTTGGCTCAATTTCTATTCTTATGTCTTGGTACAGAATTTAATAGATCATGGAGCATATGGACAAAAGACAACTCACCATGTAGAAGCCATTAGATCTATGCCATCCTCATGGATTGAGCCACTAATTAGCTCCTAAACTTCTAGTCTCATTATTAGGCTCCTCCTAATCACAACCACCTCCGACTGTtatagaaaagcagaaaaggcaTCGGAACCACCACTTCTCTCAGGTTATTCCACTGCCTCACTTTTTTGGGACCCTCAATTCTGtctgttctgttttattgttttctattttgtctccTTCATATTTATCTCTATTGTAATAAAGATATTATCATCCTGActgattactattatttttattagcttatTTTTGAACAGACTTATTTTTCCTCTAAACAGCGTTGACATCATCAAGCAGTTGTCTTAGTGTCCAGCAAGTGTTCTGGGGTTTCTCTCATGCAATGCCACTTGTACTATAAGTATGAATCTTGTGAGCATTAGTAGACTTCTTCATTGATCATGAGTGGAGAGTGTGTGAAACACAGCCAAAATCTACTGACTTCTCATAACTTatgttgttctctctgtttctcgtGGTCACATTGTGAATTGGGTATGATCTGGATTCAGGAAGTCATATTCAAAGACCTGAATCACACAGAGAAGTCAAAATGGAGGATTTTTTCCCTTGACAATAGATACTACAGATCACACCTTTGTGGGAAAGCAGTGGGCTCCTTAAGTTCAACAATTCAACAGTATAGAATAGGGTAAGGGGCTTCAGTTTTATTAATGTTGTGTgtagacttgttttgttttgtgtgtgtgtgtgtgtgtgtgtgtgtgtgtgtgtgcatgtgtgtgtgtgcttctgtgttgtAGCTCCTTGCCACAGTGTGAAAAGAATTAGCTCTGACTTTAGAAAATGTTGGTTTTGTTTAACAAGTGATTTTGTCACATGTTAAGGAGAAGTGTCATTATGGAACAAGTTTTGTCAGCAATACTTGTTCTTCCCTTAATTGTGTCAATTAAGTGGTAGCTATAGCAAGTCAATTTAATCATGCTGCCAAGTCTGTACTAAAGTCATTCATGCTGGCCAAACAGCCTACCTACCTAATGCATGAGAGTTGAACTTatcattttctctgcctctgggagCTCATGTTGTTCTACATCTCTGCTCTGTTATAGTACACGTACTGAGCTTTTTGATTCTGCCTTCCAGTATCTTGGTGTGGTAGAAAGTATATGGGGCTTTTCCTGCtttgaaatcaaaatattatCAGAGAGgtaaaattttgagataaagtttcttGAGAGGATCTAcacagaaggggaagagagatggCATTTTCTCAGGTAAATGTATGAATGGAGTGGATGTGAGACATATTGACTGTTTTACAAATGCTTCTTTTGCTGTAATCTCAAACCTTTACATTACCTCTCAGTTTCTATaaaccattatttttctttttctgaaatggtTGTCAAGTTGAAGTCTTTTGAATGCATGTCCCACATATGCTGCTTTCCACTGTTTTCTCACCATTTCATTTTTTAGCATAAATTCTCTGAGTTAATGCATAATGTAACCTTCTGGCAGACAAAAAGAACATGTCCTACTGAGAGTGGAGTTGAGACATTTCACATGAATGAGAAAGAAGCCATGTTCCATGATCATTTTGCCCAGGTATCCATTTGCTCAATGTAGGCTTTTCCAAAAAGGAGGCACTGTGAAAAAGGATAACATGTCTTCTTTCAATGTATAATGTTTAAAGTAGTATTGTTATGAATAACATACTGTGTTATATACTAAGATGAAATGTTTAAATGCAATACAAATTTCCAAGTGGAATTTGCCAGTTATAAGGTTTTATGAAATTATCACATCAggcatatttccattttctgttttgtgactGGATTCAAAGagtctattctatcatttctttttgtctGCTACTAACATTACAATGAACTTGCAATGCCCCTGTGTTGTGATGACACCTGCTAACAATCAATCCCCTGGGAGTACGTGTAACATTACATCTCATGGTTATATAGTACATTTttttgaacaaatgaacaaatggagACCTTGTAGGTACTTATTATAATCCTGTGGATTTCACAAACAATGGAAAAGTCTCAATAAGATAAATTTAGGTTATTGAAGTGTCTTCTTAACAACCAAGTGTACTAAATTGAGTGCAGGGATGGCAttatttaaatacaatatttGCAAGTGAATCCAAAAGCTTTTtcactgtttaaaataaatgtaagagaAAATCTAATCATTTGCCTCACTGAAATACtataaaatgatgtaattttagaAAGCAACATGGAAAGTAAAGGGAATGCCTCATGGGAGACACTGTTGAGGTATCAATTTTTTACTCTGCCTTGCTTGCAAGCAAGTATATTACTTACCCAGGGTGAGAAATAATTTCAGTTGAGGCTATCCCTCAGATTCCATCCACTATTTCAAATACAGGAGTcagttatgttttaattaatgatCTCAGTAAAATGGAATGTGAGGAAGGGGTCTGTACAACTTTGTACAGATGTGTTCAGACTCAATTTAAAGCAGGGCACTGACACCACTTACCCATGTGATATAGATTTCCAGGATCTGAAGGAGTAAAGGACCCCTTCAAGGCAGGAAAGACAAAGCTAAGTTTCGGTCTGCCTGTAAAAGTTCAATGTTTCTGCATCTCTGCTGTGGCGCAAGGCTCCAATTGCAATTTTTTTAACCTGCTTTTGGatctctgtgctgtgggatgtatggcaaatgtgttgctaattaatcaataaaacactgagtgGCCAttactaggcaggaagtataggctgggcaaggaggagaataaagctgggaagtggaaggctgagtcagagagacactgccagccgccacgatgagaaacagcttgtgaagatgccggtaagccacgagccatgtggcaaggtatagattaaaggaaatggattaatttaagctataagaacagttagcaagaagcctgccacggccatacagtttgaaagcaacataagtctctgtgtttacttggtcgggtctgagaggctgtgggactggcaggtgaaagagatttgccctgactgtgggccaggcagttaaactccagctacaaatggcgcccaacgtggggcaagaatttccacctaaaacctgagaaaagattctaaaacggagctaaaaacagttcctaaatgtctctctcaaatgagcggcagctgctggtttgagctacttgtgggttcctagcatacgccctgtggcaggaatgaggcttctctgcaagtggcacattaagctgcatggtggatttagaccttgctggtacaaaacaaaagaaagaggtttctgggctacatgctgcttggataaaagcatagccccacgatagctcccagagctggcagtaaacgtagccatgttgggaagctgaggtgggcggagccagcagccacagctgctgcagtttaaagcaatagattcacaataagacagattcagatgtaatagtttacaatgtgtataaaagatacgtaggcttgaaagagacaaaaaaggtgatatatagagttatagaaacaaatacatagttttaaaaaataaagtcattaaagagacagtaaaggtagtataaaaaataagccacgtaaaaatggatattacacagagaatctggattgtgttgtctttgggaattttaactgcagaaaaacatttgattgtaaaagctgttgagttatgccaaaatgtatattttaaagatatcttgacttcaaaatttgaatataaggatatgttacttttgaaaggagactctgcttttgtttccacagaaagccagaggctatggatttgttcaagattaagatacatcaggtttgaccagccaagaccccctgaaaggtctctgatgacaccatggcccagatgatccaacatccagaatggtttgaaggcatctggctcagatgatacagcctcatggactattccataattctaaaattttctttgtttccccataagatacagcgcccccttccagcaggaagcagtaagagaagctacgcccaaattcccaaattatatgtaattttactttgttaaggttaaaaccttcctttttgacaaaaaaaaaggggggaagtgctgtgggatgtatggcaaatgtgttgctaattaatcaataaaacactgattggccgttggctaggcaggaagtataggcggggcaaggaagagaataaagctgggaagtggaaggctgagtcagagagacactgccagccgccacgatgagaaacagcttgtgaagatgccggtaagccacgagccatgtggcaaggtatagattaaaggaaatggattaatttaagctataagaacagttagcaagaagcctgccacggccatacagtttgaaagcaacataagtctctgtgtttacttggtcgggtctgagaggctgtgggactggcaggtgaaagagatttgccctgactgtgggccaggcaggaaaactccagctacatctcTGAGTGTGGAATGCAGGTGCTGCAGCCTTTCACACAGAATAGTTTCAGAAAGGTGAAACTTTAAGATAAACTTCCTGACAGGATCCATTAAGAAGGGGAGGGACAGATGGCATGTTCTCAGGTAAATTCATGCACAAGGATGGGATGGTTTGACATTCCACACATAAATGCTTCATTTGCAGAGCTCTGAACCTTCATTATAATTCCTCACTAGAGGAAAactatgtttttatgttttattatatttctaatataaattttttattatcagTCATCTCCGTTCCACATTCTGCTTTCTactctttcctgcctcttttaTTTTCCAGTGTGACCTAACTACATCAGTTAATGacctgaaatatttataaattttctgaTATTAGATATGACTATTGAAAGAAAATCCATACTGAGCACAATTTCAGACATTATTTATCACTGAGAAGAGGTGCATATTTCATGAAATGTTTAGATGTTGAGTACTTTGATTCCATGAAAAAGTTACAATGTCCTTCCTCTTAATATATAACTTTTGAAAATTGCAGATTACTGATAACACAGAGAATTCTTTAGTTAAATGCTCTTTCCTTGGGCAAATAACTCAAATGATCATAACAAAGAGAAATTGAATTTTTACTTCAGAGTCCATTGACATTCAAGGATGTGACTATCAATTTCTCCAAGGAGAAATGGGAATTCCTGGACACATCTCAGAGGGATTTATACAGAGAGGTCATGTTTAAGAACTACAGCAACCTGGATTCTGTAGGtgagaataaattctttcataTTGCTGCTTAGCCCTATGAATGCCTAGTAACTTGTATTAGTCCTTGAATTGCTTTCTATCAATGAATCTGAGCTGCCAATTATTATTAGATATTGTTGAGtataatatttattgaaaatgttcTTAATCTAAATGTTCTTTAATTTAGCAAATACTCCCTTAAATCCAATTTTTTTGCAGTCACTCAGTAGCAATAATGTGTGAATACAGTCTGATTcccacagttttatttttgtaatggcaTAATGTATACAAAGTTGAAtgtatacacaattaaaattattGATTGCTTTAAACTCTATAACCACTGTCAAGTATGGATTAATAAAACTTCACTTATGAGTCTTTCCTTATGTAACTTGATATCCACTGAGTACAAGCCCGTGCTAGAACTCAACTCTTTTCCCCATCATACAAAAAAATTATCATGTCTCTTCTAATTCACAGGCCTTTCTGTATCAAAACCAGAGGTAGTCACGTGCCTTGAGCAGAACAAAGAGCCCTGGATCCTGAACATAGAGGAAGCAGAAGGTAGAGAATCAGGTAAGGTGGAAGGAAACAATGGTTTATGtataaagtacaaaaaaaaaaatggaaccatAACTGGAGTGGGATTAGCCCAGCTCCTCACTCAAAGCAATGCCTGAGAATTTCATTTGGAATTGTGAACTAGGATTGAGAACACAGAAAATTTTACATGATTTTCCCTCATTTCATCGGAAGAGTGATTAGATGAAATTTATTATACCAATAGTAATTTCACAATGTATGTGGGGCTTTATTTTGTATTCCAATAAATGTCTGAATTTGTGTCCTGATTGTCAGTGATTCTAaggtttttttgaaatttttaaacattttgataTTATATCTGGatcaacatagtttttttttttcttttagctcctTGCCTACCATCCCTGTATGACACTAACCCATTGTCATAATTCCTGCACCATGTCTCATTCCCTCTAtcaaagaaagaacataaaatacataaaaaaaatcaaggaatatttgggCTGGTCAATTGTTTCTGAACACAAGACTTTGAATATGATTGATATGCCCTAGTGTTACTCATTGAAAAACCGATTTTGTTACTCCTGGAAGCTAAGGACTACACATACATTCTTGTCACAAATTTTGACTTTGGGCCTACTTTTCACTTTAGAAGCTGAGATTTTGTTTGACTTGGGCTTCTGTGGAGTTTGGCCTTGCTGTCACAGACTTGGTGATTTATGGCCCATTGTTCCTATAATGTTTGTAAATTTCTTCCCTAAATT
Encoded proteins:
- the LOC131901024 gene encoding zinc finger protein 420-like, which produces KCDECGKSFRKSSSLNVHHRIHIGKKPYKCEKCGKCFTRCLLLHVHQRIHTGEKPYICDDCGKSFNKSSSLQCHRRIHTGKKPYKCDDCGKSFVHSSKLQCHRRIHTGEKPYKCDECGKSFVNSSKLQCHRRIHTGEKPYKCDDCEKSFVQASHLQYHRRIHTGEKSYQCDDCEKYFRDESSLHVHQRIHTGEKPYKCDECGKSFVQFSHLQCHSRTHTGEKPYKCDECGKSFVQFSHLQCHRRIHTGEKPYKCDECGKSFVKSSHLQCHRRIHTGEKPYQCDDCGKYFRDGSSLHVHQRIHTGEKPYKCDECGKSFVKSSQLQCHRRIHTGEKPYKCDDCGKSFVQSANLKCHRRIHTGEKPYKCDDCGKSFVWSANLKCHRRIHTGEKPYQCDDCGKYFRDGSSLHVHQRIHTGEKPYKCDECGKSFVRSSLLQYHRRIHTGEKPYQCDDCEKYFRDESSLHVHQRIHTGEKPYTCDECGKSFVQFSHLQCHSRTHTGEKPYKCDECGKSFVKSSHLQCHRRIHTGEKSYKCYDCAKCFRHGSSLHVHQRIHTRDK